The nucleotide sequence GGAGTGGAAAAAATCAGGGGGGAGAAAGAGGGATTTTCTTGAAGAAGCTGGTAAAAGGTTTCCTTGGCTTTGGGTTCCGCTGATTCATGGGCGAAATAAGAGAATAAGAAGAAATATAGTAGAAGACCTTGATAGCTCTTTTTATCCTTCGGTTGAGCTCGTACCTTGGAGCGAAATCGTTCATGATAGAATTTCGATCGAAATTTTCAGAGGGTGTACGAGAGGATGTAGATTTTGTCAGGCAGGTATAATATACAGGCCGGTGAGGGAGAGAAGCCCGGAAAGGATCCTCGAGCTTGCTGAAAGTCTTGTTTCCTCCACTGGTTATGAGGAGATTTCTCTTACATCGCTTGCGTCGTGCGACTACTCTGCGATAAGAGAAGTGCTTCCTCGTTTAAGGGAGATACTTAAAAGAAGAGGATTTAGGATAACGATATCCCTTCCTTCCTTAAGAATGGACGCTTTCTCTATAGAGCTTGTGGAAGAAGTGATGAAAGGGAGAAAGACCACATTGACCTTCGCTCCAGAGGCTGGAACTCAGAGACTGAGAGATGTTATAAACAAGAATATTAGCGAGGAAGACATCCTTAAAACCCTGGAAAAGGTAGCAAGAAAGGGCTGGAACAGGGTAAAGCTCTATTTTATGGTTGGTCTGCCAACTGAGAGAGACGAGGATATAAGGGGAATGGTTTCTCTCATTAAAGAAGTGCATAAAATAGCTAAGAGATTCAACAGAAAGTTTTCGCTCTCTATAAGCATTGCGTCCTTCGTTCCCAAGGCACATACGCCATTTCAATGGGAAGGACAATTCCCTAAGGATTATCTTCGTGAGAGATTGAGGTTTATAAAGTCCTCTCTCAAGGGAAGAGACATAGAAGTTCATTATCACGATGTTGATCTCAGCTTTCTTGAGGCGGTGGTGGCTCGTGGAGATGAAAAGATATCTCGCGTTATAGAGAGGGCGTGGAGAGCGGGGACGCGCTTCGATGGTTGGAACGATCGGCTTAATCTTTCAGCGTGGCTTCGCGCTTTTGATGAGGAGGGAATTGACCCATCATTTTACGCAACGAGAGGCTTTTCCTATGATGATTCTCTTCCTTGGGATCACATAGATTCTGGAGTATCCAGAGATTTCCTGATAGCGGAGCACAAGAGGGCTTTAAGGGGTATAATAACGCCGGATTGTAGATGGAGCCCCTGCTCTATGTGTGGGGTTTGCCTCTCCTATAGGGTTAAAAATGAAATTGCGTCTTGAGCATGGGAAGAGAGGACCGTTTAGGTTCATATCTCATCTTGATTGGCTTAACTCGCTTAAACGGGCCATAAGAAGGGCTGGCTTAAGAGTTGCCTATAGTAGAGGTTTTTCTCCTCATATGAGGGTAAGTCTTGGCCCGCCTCTTCCCGTGGGGATAGAGGGGGAAAGGGAGTATTTTGACATCGAGCTTGAGGTTGAACTTGAGCCCCGGGAAGTGGCTAAAAGACTGAATGCTCAGCTCCCTGAGGAGCTTGGGATCTCGAGGTGCGAAAAAGCACCTTCTTTTAGCTTAATGAAGTTTATTAACTTCTCGATTTACGATCTTTATCTTTTAGAAGATAGGAAGATCGACTTTTTTGGAGTGAGGGATCTCGTTCGTGAGGTCATCAAACTCAGTAACAGAGCTTATAGGCTCTTTACCTTGTGTGATTCATCTTCTCCAAGCCTGATCAAGGTGCTTTTTCTCGCTACTGGCCTTTCCTGGGAAGATATCGTCTTGATCAAGCGCATTGGCCTATGGCGCTTTGAAAATGGGGGGCTTTTAACCCCCTTTGGGGAGGTTGAGGAGCTTGATAAGTATTTTAATAAGCGTTGATGAAGAAACCCGAATTGCTCTGCTTGAGGAAGGATATCTTGTGGAATTTTTTCTCGAAAGGCCATGGGCTAAGGATATAGTCGGGAATATTTATAAGGGGAAGGTCGAGAGGGTCCTTCCCGGCATGGGAGCTGCATTTATAGATATAGGAATAGAAAAGAACGGCTTTCTCCCGCTTAAGGATCTGGGTGGTAAAAGCTTAAGGATAGGGGACGAAATTGTGGTTCAGGTATCAAGGGAGGGGAGGGATCTTAAGGGGCCAAGATTGACCACGAAGATAACTATTCCAGGTCACTATCTTTTGATCCTGCCCGATTGGGGCAAAATCGGCGTTTCAAGGAGAATTACTAAACCCTCCGAGAGGAAAAGGTTAAGAAAACTGATTGCAGACTCACTTTCTTCCGGCTTTGGTGCTGTGGTCAGGACCGCTGCATGGGGGGAAGAAGAAGAGGTGATCTTAGAAGAGCTTTCAGAGCTTCTATCGCTTTGGTCTGGAATAATGGAGAAATTTTATTCTCTTCCAGCACCTTCTTTGCTTTATTCTGAACCTCCCTTGATTGAGAGGGTTCTTCGCGACTGGTTTTCACCGGAAGTGAAGGACATTTGCTCGGATAGCTTAGAAGCCTTAGAGGGGGCAAGGAAAACGATCGAAAAGTGGAGTTCATCAGGCTCGGCTGTTGAATTCGTGTATCATGATCTTCCTGGTATATCGCTCTTTGAAGCTTATGGCGTTGAGAAAGAGCTTGATATGCTCCTATCGCGGAGGGTTCCCTTGCTCTGTGGTGGTGAGATAGTGATAGATAGGGCAGAGGCTCTAACCGTTGTAGATGTAAACACCTCAAGCTTTGTTGGAGGAAAAAGCTTTGAAAAAACGGCTTTAAGAACTAACCTTGAGGCTGCGCGAGAAATAGCTCGCCAATTAAGATTGAGAGGCATAGGCGGTATAGTGATAATAGACTTTATAGATATGAAGAGCGAAAGAAACAGGGAGCTCGTTTTGAAGGAGCTCTCTTCTGCTCTTAAGAGGGACAAGAGAGATGTCGAGATATGCTCTTTTAGCCCTTTGGGACTTCTTGAGCTTACGAGGGAGCGTGAGGGACCGGATCTGGTTGAGAAGCTTGGGATGACTTGTCCATACTGTGGAGGAAGAGGATGGGTTCTTAATGAGGAAACGCTCCTTATGGATATAAAGAGAAGACTTAGAAAGTTTCTGACCTCAAACACGGCTGAAGAGATAGAAATAGTCGTCAATCCTGCCATAAAAAGACGCCTTGAGGAGCTTCGTCCGGAATGGGAGAAAGCATACCACAGGAAGATAAGGATAGTGGAGGATGCACACCTTCCCTTTGAAGCTTTTAAGCTTAGAGCTGTGTGATATAATTTTTCAAGGAGTGATATAGATTGCGAGAGACGATACGTTTGCTTCACACAGCGGATTGGCATTGGGGATTGAAATCTTGGAAGGACTCCCCGCGTTCTAAGGATAGGAATCCTGAGATAAGACATGCAATAGAGAAGTTATACGCCTATGCTAAGGATAGAAAGCCAGATTATATTCTAATAGCGGGAGACCTCTTTAACCATTACACTGCTCCCTCCGAATCAGATGCAAAGGAGGTTTTATCCTTTCTCATAGATTTTTCGGAAATAGCTCCGGTGATAATCGTTCTCGGAAATCATGATTGGAGGGGGCTTACCACCTATCATCTTTTCTCATCACGTGTAGGGATACATATCTTGTCCTCGCTCGGAGAACCACTTGAAAATTTTGATGGCATTAGGATCTTTTATTTTCCTTATTTTCCGTTAAGAAGGCTCTTGAGGGACTGTGCTATGGGAGAGATTCAAGATAAGGCACGAAGGCTTCTTGTGGAGTATAAGGCAAAGCTGAAAAAATTTGCTAAGAATGACAAGTGGAACGTTCTTGTGGGACACATGGCGGTTGAAGGAGTATCATACCAAAATGAGTTTACCTATGCTTCTGAGCTATTTGTGCCGAAGGACTTTTTAAGTAGCGATCTCTTTGACTATGTTGCTTTAGGGCATATCCATTCTCAAAGGAGAATATCGGGGGCGTCAGCTAATGCTTATTATTCGGGAAGCTTGGTAAGAGTGGGGTTTGGTGAAGAAAATAACGTTGTTGGTGCTCTATTGGTGGAGTTAAGGGAAGGAGAAAATCCTGTGGTTGAGCCTATAGATGTGGGAGCTAAAACTCTTAAAACATTCGTCGTTTCTGCTTTGGAGATCGATGCTCTTGATTCCCTCCTTGGAAAAGTTAATGGTGATGCTTATATCAGGGTGATCGTTGATTTCCCGGAGGGAGGGGCCTCCTTTCCAGCTTCATATTATAGGAATAGGGTTTTTTCTCTCGATGAGAGAATAGTTAAAGTCATTGTGAGGAGAAAAGAGCGTACCTCGTCTGAGAGAGTGATAGCTCAGAGGAGTGGAAATGTTATAGAGATGTTTAAGGAATACCTTAAAATGAAGGGAATAGAAAGTAGTGCGCTCATAGAGAAATTCAGGTATTACTACAGGAAGGTGGAGGAGGATGAGACCTCTCAGGCTTAGGGTCAGAAACTTCATTGGATTGAGAGATGTTGATATTTCCTTTGAAGGAAAGGGACTTTTTGTTATACAAGGTCCTAATGGAGCAGGCAAAAGTAGTCTGCTTGAGGCTATCTATTTTGCGCTTTTTGGCAGAACTCTTCGACATGATTCTGGATATGAAGGGGTGGTCAACAGGCTTTCTCAGGATGGTAGAGCAGTGGTAGATTTCGAGTTTATTCATCATGGAAAAAGATGGAGGGTAAAGAGAGAAGTAGATCTTTCAGGTAGAGGTAGAAGACGTGGTTCGGTTTATTTAGAGTGCCTTGATACTTCTGAGAGGATAACCTCTGCCCGGGAAGCTACTACGAGGGTGAGAAAGCTCATAGGTTTGACCGATGAGACTTTCAAGACTACAGTTTTATTACCCCAGGGTGAGATAACGAGCTTTCTCGAGCTAAGCGCTGGGAAGAGAATGAAGGCTTTAAAGGAGCTTTTAAGTGGAGATAAGTTACCCCGCATGATAGAGCTTCTCGACTTGGATCTCAGGGAAAAAGAGGGGACTATGAAAGCTTTTAGTGCTCAACTTTCTACCGTGGATCCTAAAGCGCTTGAAGAAGAGAAGGAGAAAATTCTGCTGGAGCTTTCTCGCCTTCAGAAAGAGCTCGAAGAGATTCAGAGAGGATGTACGAGGGCTGAAGAGAAAGCTTCAGAGCTAAGAAGCCTTGAGGGGCTTTTAAGAGAGCTTGAGGTGGAGAAACGTCTTTTAAAAAGCGCTGAGGAGAGGAAAGAAAAGGCATTTGAGAGAATGAAAGAGATAGAAGGAGAACTCAGGGATAAAGAAGTTAAAAGGAAGGAAGTTCTCGATTCCTTAGAGAAGGTGGAGGAGCTCTGCAAAAGTGAAAAAAGCATAGTTAAGGAGCTCGAGTCTATTCGTATGAAGTTAGTTCCTTTGATGTCCGAGATTTCATC is from Synergistota bacterium and encodes:
- a CDS encoding DUF2344 domain-containing protein, with product MKLRLEHGKRGPFRFISHLDWLNSLKRAIRRAGLRVAYSRGFSPHMRVSLGPPLPVGIEGEREYFDIELEVELEPREVAKRLNAQLPEELGISRCEKAPSFSLMKFINFSIYDLYLLEDRKIDFFGVRDLVREVIKLSNRAYRLFTLCDSSSPSLIKVLFLATGLSWEDIVLIKRIGLWRFENGGLLTPFGEVEELDKYFNKR
- a CDS encoding exonuclease SbcCD subunit D; amino-acid sequence: MRETIRLLHTADWHWGLKSWKDSPRSKDRNPEIRHAIEKLYAYAKDRKPDYILIAGDLFNHYTAPSESDAKEVLSFLIDFSEIAPVIIVLGNHDWRGLTTYHLFSSRVGIHILSSLGEPLENFDGIRIFYFPYFPLRRLLRDCAMGEIQDKARRLLVEYKAKLKKFAKNDKWNVLVGHMAVEGVSYQNEFTYASELFVPKDFLSSDLFDYVALGHIHSQRRISGASANAYYSGSLVRVGFGEENNVVGALLVELREGENPVVEPIDVGAKTLKTFVVSALEIDALDSLLGKVNGDAYIRVIVDFPEGGASFPASYYRNRVFSLDERIVKVIVRRKERTSSERVIAQRSGNVIEMFKEYLKMKGIESSALIEKFRYYYRKVEEDETSQA
- a CDS encoding Rne/Rng family ribonuclease, with the translated sequence MISILISVDEETRIALLEEGYLVEFFLERPWAKDIVGNIYKGKVERVLPGMGAAFIDIGIEKNGFLPLKDLGGKSLRIGDEIVVQVSREGRDLKGPRLTTKITIPGHYLLILPDWGKIGVSRRITKPSERKRLRKLIADSLSSGFGAVVRTAAWGEEEEVILEELSELLSLWSGIMEKFYSLPAPSLLYSEPPLIERVLRDWFSPEVKDICSDSLEALEGARKTIEKWSSSGSAVEFVYHDLPGISLFEAYGVEKELDMLLSRRVPLLCGGEIVIDRAEALTVVDVNTSSFVGGKSFEKTALRTNLEAAREIARQLRLRGIGGIVIIDFIDMKSERNRELVLKELSSALKRDKRDVEICSFSPLGLLELTREREGPDLVEKLGMTCPYCGGRGWVLNEETLLMDIKRRLRKFLTSNTAEEIEIVVNPAIKRRLEELRPEWEKAYHRKIRIVEDAHLPFEAFKLRAV
- a CDS encoding TIGR03960 family B12-binding radical SAM protein, encoding MSWLPLVSRPSRYIGREWNIPLKNWKNSEVRVCLAYPDTYEIGMSYLGYKILYWMLNGVEWLSAERVFTPWIDAEEEMRARGETLKSLESSTPVSDFDFLAITIQYEMNATNILTLLDLSGLPLRAEDRDDRHPIVIGGGPGAFIAQVFSSFFDCFILGDGENSFLTLLETYREWKKSGGRKRDFLEEAGKRFPWLWVPLIHGRNKRIRRNIVEDLDSSFYPSVELVPWSEIVHDRISIEIFRGCTRGCRFCQAGIIYRPVRERSPERILELAESLVSSTGYEEISLTSLASCDYSAIREVLPRLREILKRRGFRITISLPSLRMDAFSIELVEEVMKGRKTTLTFAPEAGTQRLRDVINKNISEEDILKTLEKVARKGWNRVKLYFMVGLPTERDEDIRGMVSLIKEVHKIAKRFNRKFSLSISIASFVPKAHTPFQWEGQFPKDYLRERLRFIKSSLKGRDIEVHYHDVDLSFLEAVVARGDEKISRVIERAWRAGTRFDGWNDRLNLSAWLRAFDEEGIDPSFYATRGFSYDDSLPWDHIDSGVSRDFLIAEHKRALRGIITPDCRWSPCSMCGVCLSYRVKNEIAS